In Halobaculum sp. XH14, a single genomic region encodes these proteins:
- a CDS encoding ester cyclase produces MTTPADHVERIERLFRGVWNGENPAVADDLVGPDYLIHDRDLAAELRGPDLYRELAAGTRAVFPDMAFTIEDTVADGDEVAVRWTMTGTHEAPAFGVEPTGRSVELTAVEINRFADGLLVETWTRSDMLGLMEQVGALQSGDE; encoded by the coding sequence ATGACGACTCCCGCCGACCACGTCGAGCGCATCGAACGCCTCTTTCGGGGGGTGTGGAACGGGGAGAACCCGGCCGTCGCGGACGACCTGGTGGGTCCCGACTACCTGATCCACGACCGCGACCTCGCGGCGGAGCTTCGCGGGCCCGACCTGTACCGGGAACTGGCGGCGGGGACGCGGGCCGTCTTCCCGGACATGGCGTTCACGATCGAGGACACCGTGGCTGACGGCGACGAGGTCGCCGTCCGCTGGACGATGACGGGGACTCACGAGGCCCCGGCGTTCGGCGTCGAGCCGACCGGCCGTTCGGTCGAACTGACCGCCGTCGAGATCAACCGGTTCGCGGACGGCCTGCTCGTCGAGACGTGGACTCGGAGCGACATGCTCGGTCTGATGGAACAGGTCGGGGCGCTCCAGTCCGGCGACGAGTAG
- a CDS encoding AAA family ATPase, with translation MTDDGDDDGISLQVRGAAKRDAGRGIARLPDAAMSALGVLSGETVSIAGERETAAKVWPAGTEAGDGELLIDADTRANAGAKIGETVRVTPESVGPADSVTLTAPTTLDDVDIEDATLSRAAKRDLDGRPVTAGEQVRLPHLGGNVFVVASTSPDGPVKIGDGTRLTVRRSGESGGGEDAGDRTRSTSGSTRTSVGGSDHAAGGGTGTGGTTGTPAQSTPAAAGVSYEDIGGLDEELDLVRETIELPLAEPEVFTRLGIDPPKGVLLHGPPGTGKTLIAKAVANEVDATFISVSGPEITSKYKGESEERLRDIFREADDSAPAIIFFDEIDSIAGEREDGGDMENRVVGQLLSLMDGLDARKDVIVIGATNRVDALDPALRRGGRFDREIEIGVPGEAGRREILEVHTRRMPLAEDVDLDRLAARTYGFVGADVDSLTTEAALTALRRVRHDDADADLGGVKVTRADFESAMASVEPSAMREYVAEKPSTTFADVGGLTEAKETLERAVTWPLTYGPLFDAADADPPTGVLLYGPPGTGKTLLARAIAGESEVNFIQVAGPELLDRYVGESEKAVRELFERARQAAPVIVFFDEIDALAGDRDFAGGDSGVGERVVSQLLTEFDRAAENPSLAVLAATNRRNSLDDALLRPGRLESHVEVPAPGEDARLRILEVHTAEKPLADDVDLAELASRTAGYSGADLTAVTRDATMRAVERVADEFGDDANEHADELSVTMADFEAALESVSPSLSS, from the coding sequence ATGACCGACGACGGCGACGACGACGGGATCTCCCTCCAGGTCCGCGGGGCGGCGAAACGGGACGCGGGCCGGGGTATCGCGCGCCTCCCCGACGCGGCCATGAGCGCGCTGGGCGTGCTCTCGGGCGAGACGGTCAGCATCGCGGGCGAGCGCGAGACGGCGGCGAAAGTCTGGCCCGCCGGGACCGAGGCCGGCGACGGCGAACTCCTCATCGACGCCGACACGCGGGCCAACGCCGGCGCGAAGATCGGCGAGACCGTCCGCGTGACCCCCGAGAGCGTCGGGCCGGCCGACTCGGTCACCCTGACCGCGCCGACCACGCTCGACGACGTGGACATCGAGGACGCCACGCTCTCGCGCGCGGCGAAACGGGACCTCGACGGCCGGCCCGTCACCGCCGGCGAGCAGGTCCGGCTGCCACACCTCGGCGGGAACGTGTTCGTCGTGGCCTCCACGTCGCCCGACGGACCGGTGAAGATCGGCGACGGGACGCGGCTGACCGTCCGGCGCAGCGGCGAGAGCGGCGGGGGAGAGGACGCCGGCGACCGGACGCGCTCGACCTCGGGGTCGACGCGGACGAGCGTCGGCGGGAGCGATCACGCCGCGGGCGGCGGCACGGGGACGGGAGGAACGACCGGAACGCCCGCACAGTCGACCCCCGCGGCCGCGGGCGTCAGCTACGAGGACATCGGCGGCCTGGACGAGGAGCTCGATCTCGTGCGCGAGACGATCGAACTCCCGCTGGCCGAGCCGGAGGTGTTCACCCGGCTCGGCATCGACCCGCCGAAGGGCGTCCTGCTCCACGGGCCGCCCGGCACCGGGAAGACGCTCATCGCCAAGGCGGTCGCCAACGAGGTGGACGCGACGTTCATCTCGGTGTCGGGCCCGGAGATCACCTCGAAGTACAAGGGCGAGAGCGAGGAGCGCCTGCGCGACATCTTCCGGGAGGCCGACGACAGCGCGCCCGCCATCATCTTCTTCGACGAGATCGACTCCATCGCGGGCGAGCGAGAGGACGGCGGCGACATGGAGAACCGCGTCGTCGGCCAGTTGCTCTCGCTCATGGACGGGCTCGACGCCCGGAAGGACGTGATCGTCATCGGCGCGACGAACCGCGTCGACGCGCTCGACCCCGCGCTCCGGCGCGGCGGGCGCTTCGACCGCGAGATCGAGATCGGCGTGCCCGGCGAGGCCGGCCGTCGGGAGATCCTCGAGGTCCACACGCGGCGGATGCCGCTGGCCGAGGACGTGGACCTCGACCGCCTCGCCGCCCGGACGTACGGGTTCGTCGGCGCGGACGTGGACTCGCTCACCACCGAAGCGGCGCTGACCGCGCTCCGTCGCGTCCGCCACGACGACGCCGACGCGGACCTGGGGGGCGTGAAAGTGACCCGCGCGGACTTCGAGTCGGCGATGGCGAGCGTCGAGCCGTCGGCGATGCGCGAGTACGTCGCCGAGAAGCCCTCGACGACGTTCGCGGACGTCGGCGGGCTGACGGAGGCGAAGGAGACGCTGGAGCGGGCCGTCACCTGGCCGCTCACCTACGGGCCGCTGTTCGACGCCGCGGACGCGGACCCGCCGACGGGCGTGCTGCTGTACGGCCCGCCCGGCACCGGGAAGACGCTGCTCGCGCGGGCCATCGCCGGCGAGTCGGAGGTGAACTTCATCCAGGTCGCCGGGCCGGAGCTGCTCGACCGCTACGTCGGCGAGTCGGAGAAGGCGGTCAGGGAGCTGTTCGAGCGCGCCCGGCAGGCCGCCCCGGTCATCGTCTTCTTCGACGAGATCGACGCACTCGCGGGCGACCGTGACTTCGCCGGCGGCGACTCGGGCGTCGGCGAGCGGGTCGTCTCCCAGCTGCTCACCGAGTTCGACCGCGCGGCAGAGAACCCGAGCCTCGCCGTGCTGGCCGCGACCAATCGACGGAACAGCCTCGACGACGCGCTGCTCCGTCCCGGCCGGCTGGAGAGCCACGTCGAGGTCCCCGCGCCCGGGGAGGACGCGCGGCTCCGCATTCTGGAGGTCCACACCGCGGAGAAGCCGCTGGCTGACGACGTCGATCTGGCCGAGCTCGCCTCGCGGACGGCCGGGTACTCCGGTGCCGACCTGACGGCCGTCACCCGGGACGCGACGATGCGCGCTGTCGAGCGGGTAGCTGATGAATTCGGGGACGACGCCAACGAGCACGCCGACGAGCTGTCGGTGACGATGGCGGACTTCGAGGCCGCGCTGGAGTCGGTTTCGCCTTCGTTGTCGTCGTAG